A stretch of Thermotoga sp. SG1 DNA encodes these proteins:
- the yajC gene encoding preprotein translocase subunit YajC, translating into MPEIIYAAAPGASNGSATAPASSGWGSLLFMLIFFIAIFYFLIILPQRRREKQFQQMLSQLKRGDTVVTIGGIVGKVIDIKKDTVKIKTANATELEITKRAISTVIKEKNQEG; encoded by the coding sequence ATGCCTGAGATCATCTACGCAGCAGCTCCAGGTGCTTCAAACGGTAGTGCCACGGCCCCGGCAAGCAGTGGCTGGGGAAGTCTCCTCTTCATGCTGATCTTCTTCATAGCGATCTTCTACTTTCTGATCATCCTTCCTCAGAGAAGAAGAGAAAAGCAGTTTCAGCAGATGCTGAGTCAGTTGAAACGGGGAGACACGGTTGTCACAATAGGTGGTATCGTTGGAAAGGTCATCGATATCAAGAAAGACACCGTAAAGATCAAAACTGCCAACGCCACAGAACTTGAAATCACAAAAAGAGCTATATCAACCGTCATAAAGGAGAAGAATCAGGAGGGATAA
- a CDS encoding ECF transporter S component, which produces MRKLTYTAMWLAVGVALAYLLHLVNLGRMFLPIHLVAMLAGAVSGAFVGGIVGGILPVLSFLTMGMPPFPMFLFMIPEVFVYGFILGMMEKKNIFLRLAVAVLLGRLVYSVSYYALGALIGIKLQPLTSILLSFTTGIPGIVLQFVLVPLVYRRLQLILEKGGKENA; this is translated from the coding sequence ATGAGGAAGTTGACCTACACAGCCATGTGGCTGGCCGTTGGAGTTGCTCTTGCCTACCTTCTGCATCTGGTGAACCTTGGCAGGATGTTCCTGCCGATTCATCTTGTTGCCATGCTCGCTGGAGCGGTCTCCGGGGCTTTTGTTGGAGGGATTGTTGGAGGGATTCTTCCGGTTCTGTCTTTTCTGACCATGGGTATGCCGCCCTTTCCAATGTTTCTGTTCATGATTCCTGAAGTCTTCGTGTACGGCTTCATTCTGGGAATGATGGAGAAGAAAAATATATTCCTCAGACTCGCCGTTGCGGTTCTTCTTGGCAGACTGGTTTACTCGGTGTCTTACTACGCTCTAGGAGCACTCATTGGAATAAAACTTCAGCCGCTCACTTCGATTCTATTGAGCTTCACCACGGGGATTCCCGGTATTGTTCTTCAATTTGTTCTTGTTCCACTCGTCTATAGAAGGCTTCAATTGATACTTGAGAAGGGAGGAAAGGAGAATGCCTGA